A portion of the Hyalangium minutum genome contains these proteins:
- a CDS encoding lysophospholipid acyltransferase family protein: protein MNALLSIWTWFEIGLMSLVGFFIQLALAVVTWPFDRRKVITGRCFRLVAVVSSKLTPYWDFAVHGPVPERMRKPNRTVVVSNHESNADPFLISFLPWEMKWLGKASLFKIPAVGWSMWLAGDIPVTRGDQGSAKGAMAQCAKWLAKGMPVMIFPEGTRSKTEELLPFKDGAFRLAIETGSDVLPIAVSGTRKALPKHSWRFARSRALVTVGTPISTQGMTLADVERLKGLAREQILALRASLVPLSSAGQGEKEGARAA, encoded by the coding sequence ATGAACGCTCTTCTTTCGATCTGGACGTGGTTTGAGATCGGCCTGATGTCCCTGGTGGGCTTCTTCATCCAGTTGGCCCTCGCGGTCGTCACCTGGCCCTTCGACCGCCGCAAGGTCATCACCGGGCGGTGCTTCCGGCTGGTCGCCGTGGTGTCCTCGAAGCTCACCCCGTACTGGGACTTCGCGGTGCACGGCCCGGTGCCCGAGCGCATGCGCAAGCCCAACCGCACCGTGGTGGTCAGCAACCACGAGTCCAACGCCGACCCCTTCCTCATCTCCTTCCTGCCCTGGGAGATGAAGTGGCTGGGCAAGGCCAGCCTCTTCAAGATCCCCGCGGTGGGCTGGAGCATGTGGCTGGCTGGGGACATCCCCGTCACCCGAGGCGATCAGGGGTCCGCCAAGGGCGCCATGGCGCAGTGCGCCAAGTGGCTGGCCAAGGGCATGCCGGTGATGATCTTCCCGGAGGGCACCCGCTCGAAGACGGAGGAACTGCTGCCCTTCAAGGACGGGGCGTTCCGGCTGGCCATCGAGACAGGGTCGGACGTGCTACCCATCGCGGTGAGCGGCACGCGGAAGGCCCTTCCCAAGCATTCCTGGCGGTTTGCGCGCTCTCGGGCCCTGGTGACGGTGGGTACCCCCATTTCCACCCAGGGTATGACGCTGGCGGACGTGGAGCGCCTCAAGGGCCTGGCCCGCGAGCAGATCCTGGCACTGAGGGCCTCCCTGGTGCCCCTGTCGAGCGCGGGCCAGGGGGAGAAAGAGGGCGCCCGCGCGGCCTGA
- a CDS encoding aldo/keto reductase — MSTSPPSLAPWLTPRPEGQALRPVLSLGTMNFGKRTPAAEARRIVDRALERGVRFFDTANVYGNGESERILGQALRGRRDQVGLATKVGLARVQGRPEGLSAARVEQALEESLERLGTGFVDLFYLHQPDPATPFEDTLEGVGRVLRSGKARQWGVSNFAAWQILELNLLCDARGLPRPAVSQVIYNVLVRQIELEYLPFTRRHPLHTTVYNPLAGGVLTGRYAPGVPLPSDSRLSSNKMYQGRYGSGRLLEQVDALRAIAEDEGMDLVTLAYAWLAGRPGVDSVLVGPGSVEHLDAALEAWSHPLSPEALSRIDALHQAFLGTDARYAR, encoded by the coding sequence ATGAGCACTTCTCCCCCATCGCTTGCTCCCTGGCTCACGCCCCGGCCCGAAGGCCAGGCGCTGCGGCCCGTGCTCTCTCTGGGGACGATGAACTTCGGCAAGCGCACCCCTGCCGCCGAGGCCCGCCGCATCGTCGACCGGGCGCTGGAGCGGGGCGTGCGTTTCTTCGACACGGCCAACGTGTACGGCAACGGCGAATCGGAGCGCATCCTGGGCCAGGCGCTGCGAGGCCGCCGCGATCAGGTGGGGCTGGCGACCAAGGTGGGGCTCGCGCGAGTGCAGGGACGGCCCGAGGGCCTGTCCGCGGCACGCGTGGAGCAAGCCCTGGAGGAGAGCCTGGAGCGCCTGGGCACCGGCTTCGTGGATCTCTTCTACCTGCACCAGCCGGATCCCGCGACGCCCTTCGAGGACACACTGGAAGGCGTGGGCCGCGTGCTGCGCTCGGGGAAGGCGCGCCAGTGGGGCGTGTCCAACTTCGCCGCGTGGCAGATCCTGGAGCTGAACCTGCTCTGTGACGCGCGAGGCCTGCCACGCCCGGCCGTCTCCCAGGTGATCTACAACGTGCTCGTGCGGCAGATCGAGCTGGAGTACCTCCCCTTCACCCGCCGCCATCCGCTCCACACCACCGTGTACAACCCGCTCGCGGGAGGAGTGCTCACGGGCCGCTATGCGCCAGGGGTTCCCCTGCCCTCGGACTCACGACTGAGCTCCAACAAGATGTACCAGGGGCGCTACGGCTCCGGCCGGTTGCTGGAGCAGGTAGATGCCCTGCGCGCCATTGCCGAGGACGAGGGCATGGATCTGGTGACGCTGGCCTATGCGTGGCTGGCGGGTCGGCCCGGGGTGGACTCGGTGCTCGTGGGCCCTGGCTCGGTGGAGCACCTGGACGCAGCGCTCGAGGCCTGGAGCCACCCCCTGTCCCCCGAGGCGCTCTCGCGAATCGACGCGCTTCACCAGGCGTTCCTGGGCACGGACGCCCGATATGCGAGGTAG
- a CDS encoding ATP-binding protein has translation MRMLLVTSDPDRALIAQMSRWGHSVEVEADPTEAGKRLAREPVDVLGVEAARLAVDARWLERLRASAPPGLLLLGLASSHEEEALAPLVAAGVDEYLVAPYVSAEVKARLTLLARRCSDSAQFVRERGGGELARLADIIQLQSDIMQAGLEPQRVMRRICEQARVLCGADGSAVGILEGEEVVYRVAVGCVEHFQGFRLPVEKSLTGSSVLRGEVLHSVDTDLDERVNRQATRQIGIRSMITVPLRHGLRVTGVLNILSAQPRSFSEREARTMELLAGLLGAAMANASEYEAKQALAAERAAALTALQETQDLFSSFMNNGPALAYMKDAEGRRVWANEPYRRFYKLEGVELRDVADRDLMAGEAVEYVRQCDQEVLQSGQCTMTEAIIPAPDGTCRHWLIYRFPVKDGAGRCFLGAVALDITERKRAEAALRRSEESFRALIEGSPEALFVHRGGPLLFVNPSAMRFLGLPASELVGSRVLQYVHPEDREMAAGLLDVAPDQVRSGASELRFVQRNGRVMTAEVSCLSVLFHGEPSTVVSARDLTDRKQMQARLVLSDRLVAMGTLAAGVAHEINNPLTFVIANLSYLANELRTLAGELPLGRVVEMEEVLREAAMGANKVRQIVADLKTFSRADDDVPTPVNLQNVIESAITIARAELRTRARLVRDFVEVPPVEGSEGRLGQVFLNLLINAAQAIPAGQAEQNEIRIKLRTVQGHVIVEVHDTGGGIPPEMRSRIFDPFFTTKPVGVGTGLGLFVCQGIITRCGGEISVESQAGQGTTFRIIFPTARGFRSARLTPVPLPHEALQGGGGAQHSTTSET, from the coding sequence ATGAGAATGCTCCTCGTCACCTCTGACCCAGACCGGGCGCTCATCGCGCAGATGAGCCGGTGGGGGCACTCCGTTGAGGTCGAAGCAGACCCAACCGAGGCAGGGAAGAGGTTGGCGCGAGAGCCCGTGGACGTGCTGGGCGTGGAGGCGGCGCGGCTGGCCGTGGACGCGCGGTGGCTGGAGCGGCTGCGCGCCAGTGCTCCGCCCGGGTTGTTGCTGCTGGGCCTGGCCTCGTCGCACGAGGAGGAGGCGCTGGCCCCACTGGTGGCTGCGGGCGTGGACGAGTACCTGGTGGCCCCCTACGTGTCCGCCGAGGTGAAGGCCCGGCTGACGCTGCTGGCGCGCCGGTGTTCCGACTCCGCGCAGTTCGTGCGCGAGCGCGGCGGCGGCGAGCTGGCCCGGCTGGCGGACATCATCCAGCTCCAGAGCGACATCATGCAGGCGGGGCTGGAGCCGCAGCGGGTGATGCGGCGCATCTGCGAGCAGGCGCGGGTGCTGTGTGGCGCGGACGGGTCGGCGGTGGGGATCCTCGAGGGCGAGGAGGTGGTGTACCGCGTCGCTGTTGGGTGCGTGGAGCACTTCCAGGGCTTCCGGCTGCCCGTGGAGAAGAGCCTGACGGGCTCGAGCGTGCTGCGCGGCGAGGTGTTGCACTCGGTGGACACCGACCTGGATGAGCGGGTGAACCGGCAGGCCACGCGGCAGATCGGCATCCGATCGATGATCACCGTGCCGCTGCGGCATGGGCTCCGGGTGACGGGAGTGCTCAACATCCTCTCCGCGCAGCCGCGCTCGTTCTCGGAGCGGGAGGCGCGGACCATGGAGCTGCTGGCCGGCCTGCTCGGCGCGGCCATGGCGAATGCCTCCGAGTATGAGGCCAAGCAGGCCCTGGCCGCCGAGCGCGCCGCGGCACTCACGGCGCTGCAGGAGACGCAGGACCTGTTCTCCTCCTTCATGAACAACGGCCCGGCGCTGGCCTATATGAAGGATGCCGAGGGCCGGCGCGTCTGGGCCAACGAGCCCTACCGGCGCTTCTATAAGCTGGAGGGCGTGGAGCTGCGCGACGTCGCGGATCGCGACCTGATGGCGGGCGAGGCTGTGGAGTACGTCCGCCAGTGCGATCAGGAGGTGCTCCAGTCCGGGCAGTGCACGATGACCGAGGCCATCATCCCCGCGCCGGATGGCACCTGCCGCCACTGGCTCATCTACCGCTTCCCCGTGAAGGATGGGGCGGGGCGGTGCTTCCTGGGCGCGGTGGCCCTCGACATCACCGAGCGCAAGCGGGCCGAGGCGGCGCTGCGGCGCTCCGAGGAGAGCTTCCGCGCGCTCATTGAAGGCTCGCCAGAGGCCCTCTTCGTGCACCGGGGCGGGCCGCTCCTCTTCGTGAATCCGTCCGCGATGCGCTTCCTGGGACTGCCCGCCTCCGAGCTGGTGGGCTCGCGGGTGCTCCAGTACGTGCACCCCGAGGATCGGGAGATGGCGGCGGGCCTGCTGGACGTGGCGCCCGATCAGGTGCGCTCGGGGGCGAGCGAGCTGCGCTTCGTGCAGCGCAACGGCCGGGTGATGACGGCCGAGGTGAGCTGCCTGAGTGTGCTGTTCCACGGAGAGCCCTCCACCGTGGTGAGCGCACGCGATCTCACCGATCGCAAGCAGATGCAGGCGCGGCTGGTGCTGTCGGATCGGCTGGTGGCCATGGGCACGCTGGCGGCCGGCGTGGCGCACGAGATCAACAACCCGCTGACCTTCGTCATCGCCAACCTGTCGTACCTGGCCAACGAGCTGCGGACGCTGGCGGGAGAGCTGCCCTTGGGGCGGGTGGTGGAGATGGAGGAGGTGCTGCGCGAGGCGGCCATGGGCGCCAACAAGGTGCGGCAGATCGTGGCCGATCTGAAGACGTTCTCGCGCGCGGACGATGACGTGCCCACGCCCGTCAACCTGCAGAACGTGATCGAGTCCGCCATCACCATCGCCCGGGCGGAGCTGCGCACGCGCGCCCGCCTGGTGCGGGACTTCGTGGAGGTTCCGCCGGTCGAGGGCAGCGAGGGGCGGCTGGGGCAGGTCTTCCTCAACCTGCTGATCAACGCCGCGCAGGCCATTCCAGCCGGGCAGGCAGAGCAGAACGAGATCCGCATCAAGCTGCGCACCGTGCAAGGGCACGTGATCGTCGAGGTGCACGACACAGGGGGAGGCATTCCTCCGGAGATGCGCTCGCGCATCTTCGATCCGTTCTTCACCACCAAGCCGGTGGGGGTGGGCACGGGGCTCGGGCTGTTCGTGTGCCAGGGCATCATCACCCGCTGCGGGGGAGAGATCTCCGTGGAGAGCCAGGCGGGCCAGGGCACGACGTTCCGGATCATCTTCCCCACGGCCCGAGGGTTCCGGTCGGCCCGCCTCACGCCCGTCCCGCTGCCTCACGAGGCGCTCCAAGGAGGCGGTGGCGCGCAGCACTCGACCACCTCCGAGACCTGA
- a CDS encoding ATPase, with amino-acid sequence MSEFKRPGTPPGFAPPEHQTDLDRNVTPVETPKAPAPPLAAPPRPKGATGMVAAVPPAPPPEDVTHGRAATQYAGPDRRSGPAPQYPGPDRRTLPAAGPPPAPERRMATQQRRALEPSAPPAQRSFWPSQPRTIEEAGLNVAMVEELILKAVFFAGEMRGMDIANRLRLPSAIVDEVIEGLRRQKYLDIRGGGSSGVGRSTMIYQLTSFATELMRQILDRNRYNGPAPIPIQDWVYAVRKQTVRGNRITRARMEDKFGDLSIRDYIFDGIGPAMNSGRAIFFYGPPGNGKTAICQCMVNCFEGDIFIPYAIMIDDFIVRVYDDILHKAVEDEPGAATYDRRWVRIKRPLVVVGGELTLEMLDLVYSPEVKYYEASFQMKAMNGMLLIDDFGRQKASPVDILNRWIVPLESDVDNITLHTGKKVQVPFDVFAAFSTNLDPSDLVDDAFLRRVRYKLEVQRPDENQFFEIFEIMCRKRGVPYDPDMVEYLVEKHYRSVGRLFAACQPRDLLDQVIDMANYLGIPPQLNPVLLDRAVRSYFVRFDKDTSERTTMASVGKAP; translated from the coding sequence ATGTCTGAGTTCAAGAGGCCAGGAACTCCTCCCGGTTTCGCGCCCCCCGAGCATCAAACCGACCTGGACCGCAACGTCACCCCGGTCGAGACGCCCAAGGCTCCAGCTCCCCCGCTGGCCGCGCCTCCGCGCCCCAAGGGCGCTACCGGCATGGTTGCCGCCGTGCCCCCGGCGCCGCCTCCCGAGGATGTCACCCATGGCCGGGCCGCCACCCAGTACGCCGGCCCCGATCGGCGCTCCGGCCCCGCGCCCCAGTACCCTGGCCCGGATCGCCGCACCCTTCCGGCCGCCGGGCCGCCGCCCGCGCCCGAGCGCCGCATGGCCACCCAGCAGCGCCGCGCCCTCGAGCCCTCCGCGCCCCCCGCCCAGCGAAGCTTCTGGCCCTCTCAGCCGCGCACCATCGAGGAAGCCGGCCTCAACGTGGCCATGGTGGAGGAGCTCATCCTCAAGGCCGTCTTCTTCGCCGGCGAGATGCGGGGCATGGACATCGCCAACCGCCTCAGGCTGCCCTCCGCCATCGTCGACGAGGTGATCGAGGGCCTGCGCCGCCAGAAGTACCTGGACATCCGCGGTGGCGGCTCCTCGGGCGTGGGCCGCTCCACCATGATCTACCAGCTCACCTCGTTCGCCACCGAGCTGATGCGGCAGATCCTCGATCGCAACCGCTACAACGGTCCCGCCCCCATCCCCATCCAGGACTGGGTCTACGCCGTCCGCAAGCAGACCGTCCGTGGCAACCGCATCACCCGCGCCCGCATGGAGGACAAGTTCGGCGACCTGAGCATCCGCGACTACATCTTCGACGGCATCGGTCCGGCCATGAACTCCGGGCGTGCCATCTTCTTCTACGGTCCCCCCGGCAACGGCAAGACGGCCATCTGCCAGTGCATGGTCAATTGCTTCGAGGGGGACATCTTCATCCCTTACGCCATCATGATCGATGACTTCATCGTGCGTGTGTACGATGACATCCTTCACAAGGCCGTCGAGGATGAGCCGGGCGCCGCCACGTATGACAGGCGCTGGGTCCGCATCAAGCGCCCCCTGGTGGTGGTGGGCGGCGAGCTCACGCTGGAGATGCTCGATCTCGTCTACTCGCCCGAGGTGAAGTACTACGAGGCCTCGTTCCAGATGAAGGCGATGAACGGCATGCTACTCATCGACGACTTCGGACGCCAGAAGGCCTCTCCGGTGGACATCCTCAACCGGTGGATCGTCCCGCTCGAGAGCGACGTGGACAACATCACCCTGCACACTGGCAAGAAGGTGCAGGTGCCCTTCGACGTGTTCGCCGCCTTCTCCACCAACCTGGATCCCTCGGATCTGGTGGACGACGCCTTCCTGCGCCGCGTGCGCTACAAGCTCGAGGTGCAGCGGCCGGACGAGAATCAGTTCTTCGAGATCTTCGAGATCATGTGCCGCAAGCGCGGCGTGCCGTACGACCCGGACATGGTCGAGTACCTCGTCGAGAAGCACTACCGCTCCGTGGGCCGCCTCTTCGCCGCCTGCCAGCCGCGTGACTTGCTCGATCAGGTGATCGACATGGCCAACTACCTGGGCATTCCTCCCCAGCTCAACCCGGTGCTCCTGGACCGCGCCGTGCGCAGCTACTTCGTGCGCTTCGACAAGGACACCTCCGAGCGCACCACCATGGCCTCTGTCGGTAAGGCGCCGTAG
- a CDS encoding phytanoyl-CoA dioxygenase family protein → MLRVAPDSVDVDSALAHYAEHGYARLGVLLDEEGLAALRERTDDLMLGRVTYPGLFFQLDAPTGRYEDAPLGLGWQGPSLDYRKLEKLELDPRFRAWLENPLFERIARAVIPGDIVIYRAILFHKGQAGGSNLPWHQDGGKLWGITQEPELQLWTALDDAPEQGGCLEVVPGSHRGGLVTSLGGVIPPDRVDEAHAEERRLLLPAKAGEVFLVHNHVWHRSGPSRTGQRRRAFSVCYMSAQTRCVRKKKAPRVFTPVFRHGAGSTAPGSTGPTE, encoded by the coding sequence GTGCTGCGCGTAGCCCCTGACAGTGTGGATGTGGACTCGGCGCTCGCCCACTACGCCGAGCACGGCTATGCCCGGCTGGGCGTGCTCCTGGACGAGGAGGGCCTGGCCGCCCTGCGCGAGCGCACGGACGATCTGATGCTCGGCCGCGTCACGTACCCAGGGCTCTTCTTCCAACTGGACGCGCCCACCGGCCGCTACGAGGACGCGCCGCTGGGGCTGGGCTGGCAGGGCCCGTCGCTGGACTACCGCAAGCTGGAGAAGCTGGAGCTGGATCCGCGCTTCCGCGCGTGGCTGGAGAACCCGCTCTTCGAGCGCATCGCCCGTGCCGTCATCCCCGGCGACATCGTCATCTACCGCGCCATCCTCTTCCACAAGGGACAGGCGGGCGGCAGCAACCTCCCGTGGCACCAGGATGGGGGCAAGCTCTGGGGCATCACCCAGGAGCCCGAGTTGCAGCTCTGGACGGCGCTCGACGACGCGCCCGAGCAAGGCGGCTGTCTGGAGGTGGTGCCCGGCAGCCATCGAGGCGGGCTCGTCACCTCCTTGGGCGGCGTCATCCCCCCGGATCGCGTGGACGAGGCCCATGCCGAAGAGCGCCGGCTCCTCCTCCCCGCCAAGGCCGGCGAGGTGTTCCTCGTGCACAACCATGTCTGGCACCGCTCAGGCCCCAGCCGCACCGGGCAACGGCGCCGCGCCTTCTCGGTCTGCTACATGAGCGCGCAGACGCGGTGCGTGCGGAAGAAGAAGGCCCCGCGCGTCTTCACGCCCGTCTTCCGGCACGGTGCGGGAAGCACAGCTCCGGGGAGCACAGGCCCCACGGAGTGA
- a CDS encoding exodeoxyribonuclease III gives MRVVSWNVNGLRSVHKKGFERWLTGARANVVGVQEVRARPEQLPEELRSHKRWRTHFVAAERPGYSGVGLFARDEPDDVETTLGLKEVDAEGRLQVARFGRLTIVNGYFPNGNGKNRDNSRIPFKLDFYQRLFERLEKARRDGERILVLGDFNTAHQDIDLARPKDNRETSGFRPEEREEFDRWIRAGWVDTFRHFHKGGGHYSWWTQRLDARARNIGWRLDYVLASHGAMPFVKRAAIHPEVFGSDHCPVSVDLDPKIR, from the coding sequence GTGCGAGTCGTCTCCTGGAACGTGAATGGACTGAGGTCGGTCCACAAGAAGGGGTTCGAGCGCTGGCTCACCGGGGCTCGGGCCAACGTGGTAGGGGTGCAGGAGGTGCGTGCCCGCCCGGAGCAGCTTCCCGAGGAGCTGCGCTCCCACAAGCGCTGGCGCACCCACTTCGTGGCCGCCGAGCGCCCCGGCTACAGCGGCGTGGGCCTCTTCGCCCGCGACGAGCCGGATGACGTGGAGACGACGCTCGGGCTCAAGGAGGTGGACGCGGAGGGACGCCTGCAGGTGGCGCGCTTCGGGCGGCTGACGATCGTCAACGGCTACTTCCCCAACGGCAACGGGAAGAACCGGGACAACAGCCGCATCCCCTTCAAGCTGGACTTCTACCAGCGGCTCTTCGAGCGGCTGGAGAAGGCGCGCCGGGACGGGGAGCGCATCCTCGTCCTGGGCGACTTCAACACCGCCCACCAGGACATCGATCTGGCTCGGCCCAAGGACAACCGCGAGACGAGCGGCTTCCGCCCCGAGGAGCGCGAGGAGTTCGACCGATGGATCCGCGCCGGCTGGGTGGACACCTTCCGGCACTTCCACAAGGGCGGCGGGCACTACTCCTGGTGGACGCAGCGGCTGGACGCGCGGGCGCGCAACATCGGCTGGCGGCTGGACTACGTGCTGGCCTCGCACGGGGCCATGCCCTTCGTGAAGCGCGCGGCCATCCACCCGGAGGTGTTCGGGTCGGACCATTGTCCGGTGAGCGTGGACCTGGATCCGAAGATCCGGTAA
- a CDS encoding WbqC family protein: protein MTGTLGVLVAEQPHYLPWLDFYEQVARAGRLLILDNVQWLRRGWQRRTRVALPHHVPTPEPSEPGFQWLTIPLEGAHRDSLISELAVDTEQPWARKHLQTLITLYGGRPYFRSQVLPRLEPFYAEAAQARGPGSLLRTLIASMAVFYEPLGLAPKVVLASTLERPHPDKTGRLAGYCVQLGADTYYSGTGSTLYLKPALFREVGVRLLWQRFRYPEYPRGREGRFVHGLSIVDVLSNVPAEQVREWLKPSPWGPFAPPAG, encoded by the coding sequence GTGACAGGTACCCTTGGCGTCCTGGTCGCTGAGCAACCGCATTACCTGCCGTGGCTGGACTTCTATGAGCAGGTGGCGCGAGCAGGCAGGCTGCTGATCCTGGACAACGTGCAGTGGCTGCGGAGGGGCTGGCAGCGGAGGACGCGGGTGGCGCTGCCGCACCACGTGCCGACGCCGGAGCCCTCGGAGCCCGGATTCCAGTGGCTCACCATTCCGCTGGAGGGAGCGCACCGGGACAGCCTGATCTCGGAGCTGGCGGTGGACACGGAGCAGCCGTGGGCACGCAAGCACCTGCAGACGCTCATCACACTCTATGGCGGGCGGCCGTACTTCCGCAGCCAGGTGCTCCCCCGGCTGGAACCCTTCTATGCGGAGGCAGCACAGGCCCGAGGGCCCGGCTCGTTGCTGCGCACGCTGATCGCCAGCATGGCGGTGTTCTACGAGCCGCTGGGGCTGGCTCCCAAGGTGGTCCTGGCCTCCACGCTGGAGCGCCCGCATCCGGACAAGACGGGGCGGCTGGCGGGGTACTGCGTGCAGCTGGGCGCGGACACGTACTACTCGGGGACGGGCTCGACGCTGTACCTGAAGCCGGCGCTGTTCCGGGAGGTGGGGGTGCGGCTGCTGTGGCAGCGCTTCCGCTATCCGGAGTACCCCCGGGGGCGCGAGGGCCGCTTCGTGCACGGCCTGTCCATCGTGGACGTGCTGTCCAACGTGCCGGCAGAGCAGGTTCGCGAGTGGCTGAAGCCCTCACCCTGGGGCCCCTTCGCTCCGCCAGCGGGGTGA
- a CDS encoding alpha/beta fold hydrolase has product MPYRRVTRFVTAPDGTRVAYHTHSGELPEERVEEEMASRPPVLLSNGIGTSENFWRHIVANLEQDHRVVHWNYRGHGHSDEARNGDYSVQAQVDDLERVTEEMMRLGNGRPPHHIAFSMGVRIVLELYRRRPELVPAMTLIAGAAGATGSWRRGRVARLGFALMKQTVDAAAPVIPVISPMVRAFLASPLAYPAGRLTGTLRARAPRDDLTEFFFSLRRMSPEAYWKTLQGLMEGDAWDVLPSVRVPTQLIVAANDLIVPLSDMEQMRRALPHAQWLLVTDAGHAGLVEAGSEIADAVRVFLVEQGLEPASMAP; this is encoded by the coding sequence ATGCCCTACCGCCGCGTCACTCGCTTCGTCACCGCACCGGATGGCACCCGGGTCGCTTACCACACGCACAGTGGAGAGCTGCCCGAGGAGCGCGTCGAGGAGGAGATGGCCAGCCGGCCCCCGGTGCTGCTGAGCAACGGGATTGGCACCTCGGAGAACTTCTGGCGCCACATCGTGGCCAACTTGGAGCAGGACCACCGGGTGGTGCACTGGAACTACCGGGGCCATGGGCACAGCGACGAGGCGCGGAACGGGGACTACTCCGTCCAGGCCCAGGTGGACGATCTGGAGCGCGTCACCGAGGAGATGATGCGCCTGGGCAACGGGCGGCCTCCGCACCACATTGCCTTCTCGATGGGCGTGCGCATCGTCCTGGAGCTCTACCGCCGGAGGCCGGAGCTGGTGCCCGCCATGACGCTCATCGCGGGCGCGGCGGGGGCTACGGGCTCGTGGAGGCGGGGGCGCGTGGCGCGGCTCGGGTTTGCCCTGATGAAGCAGACCGTGGACGCCGCCGCGCCGGTCATCCCCGTGATCTCCCCGATGGTGAGGGCCTTCCTGGCCAGCCCGCTCGCCTATCCTGCGGGCCGGCTGACGGGGACGCTGCGAGCGCGTGCCCCGAGGGACGATCTCACCGAGTTCTTCTTCTCCCTGCGCCGCATGAGCCCCGAGGCCTACTGGAAGACGCTCCAGGGGCTCATGGAGGGGGACGCGTGGGACGTGCTGCCCTCCGTCCGGGTGCCCACGCAGCTCATCGTAGCGGCCAACGATCTGATCGTCCCGCTCAGCGACATGGAGCAGATGCGGCGGGCGCTGCCCCACGCGCAGTGGCTGCTGGTGACGGATGCGGGCCACGCCGGGCTGGTGGAGGCGGGGAGCGAGATCGCCGACGCCGTCCGGGTCTTCCTCGTAGAGCAGGGGCTCGAGCCCGCCTCCATGGCTCCCTGA